The genomic stretch GAGTTTTATTTGTCGCTACGTCTTTTTCAGCATTATTGTCTAACTTCCAAGGAAAATAAAGGGCTTCTCAAGATACTTACGGTATTAAAAGTAACTATTGATGCTTATAAGGCTATTTAAATATGCTTAAGCCATATCCATTCTAAACTAAGCCTATTTAAACTATTTTAAATATATTTATATTTATTTTTTTATAAAAAGCGGTACAAAATACAAAAGTAGAAATGCTTTTGCAGAAAATATCTCAGAAAGTCGATCGCTCGTTTATCCCTTCGATACAAGCCTGCCGCTTCGTGACAGATGCCTTTGAGAGTCTCCGATCTCACTGGTAACTCGAAGCGAGTTCGACTAGGTTCAGTTTGGCCTGAGCTAGCCGCCAATTCGGGGTTTGCAAAGGCAGTCGAGATTTATGTAAAGAATAGTTAAATTTTTCGAGAGCAAGTACCTAAACTAGAACTGATACCCGTGTCGATCGGGATTGGTACGATCTGAGGAGTTATTGCTTATGTATCTTAGGCGCTTCGATACTGATGTAAGGGTTCGCGCAAAGCATTCTGAATTACCTCTCCAATATGCGGTACATCTAGCTTTGTACGCATAGGTCCCGCAAGCTCTGGCTCAAACATTACAACGTGAATTAGCGTCAGTGCTGGTTTCCAACCGACTTCTTTCAATACTTGAAATAAACCTTCAACATGACTTCCGCCATCGGGTGTTCTCGCTCCATTCACCCATGAAAAAATTCGGGTCGGGGCACGCTTCTCTCCAAAAATTGCTGTTTCAATGAAAACGTTCTGATAACGCAAAGTTAGATGAAACGGCAAAGTATTTGGATTAATAGATAAAGAGAGCGGATCGAGGAACATAAATCCAAGCATCTGGAGTCCTGTGGGGGCATAAAATCTCTCTTCATCAAATCCAATCCTAAGCCCGCTAAATAGATGAGCTGCCTCAAATAAGGCTCTACGAACAACACCTAATCTAGGTTTTGCTTGCCCAAAGATTTCAGGATCTGGAATTATTTCAATACTTGTTCCTCGACCATTGCCCTGTTCGACAGCAGTCACAGAACTCTGTGCGACTCCTCTGACAAAGCGTTGCTCCCAAAGTATACCAGAGCGCCAACTTTGCACCGTTAGCCGAACACTAGCAACATTCAAGGGAGCAATACCCAGTCCCAATGTCGTCATATGAACATGGGGAGCGTGTTCATCCTGCGAACGTATCTGGTGAACATGAGTTAGAAACTTAGTAGCAAGACTAATACCCTCTAGATCGCTAGGTTCATCAAATGGAAGTCCGGGTCCATCATCCACAACTGAAATGGTTGCTCCATCTAGTTTTATA from Aerosakkonema funiforme FACHB-1375 encodes the following:
- a CDS encoding ATP-binding protein, which translates into the protein MPEDLRNEEIIKQIRYRPGMYFGSVGARGVEQFVYELVSNVLDFYLVDRATFVNIKLDGATISVVDDGPGLPFDEPSDLEGISLATKFLTHVHQIRSQDEHAPHVHMTTLGLGIAPLNVASVRLTVQSWRSGILWEQRFVRGVAQSSVTAVEQGNGRGTSIEIIPDPEIFGQAKPRLGVVRRALFEAAHLFSGLRIGFDEERFYAPTGLQMLGFMFLDPLSLSINPNTLPFHLTLRYQNVFIETAIFGEKRAPTRIFSWVNGARTPDGGSHVEGLFQVLKEVGWKPALTLIHVVMFEPELAGPMRTKLDVPHIGEVIQNALREPLHQYRSA